The Acutalibacter muris genomic sequence GCTATACCGTTGACGAGAGCAATCAGGAGTGGTGGTGTCTGACGGTGGACGGCGAAACCGCCATGACCGGCATAGACTCCACCCCCATCGAAGAGGGCAAGAAGTACGGCCTTGTGCTGACAGTGGGCTACTGATGGACAAGCGCCTTGTCCGGCTGTGCCTGACGGCCATGATGGGGGTGCTGCTGACGGTGAGCAAGGAGGTCATGGCCTTTTTGCCGAACTTCGAGCCGGTGACCCTTCTGACGGTGCTGTTCACCCTGTGCTTCGGGCCCTTGGCTTTGGGGGCCGTGGCGGTGTTCCTTCTCCTTGAAGGGCTGTTGTACGGCTTTGGCTCCTGGTGGGTGATGTATCTTTACATATGGCCGCTGCTGTGGTGCCTGACATGGCTTTTCAGGCGTATGGACAGGGCCTGGCAGTGGGCGGTGTTCGCGGGATTCTACGGGCTCTGCTTCGGAACGCTGTGCTCCTTTACGTACCTGCCGGTGGGCGGGGTGAGGATGATGCTGGCCTGGATATGGAGCGGCCTGCCCTTTGACCTTATGCACGCGGGGGGAAACTTCCTCTTGATGCTGGTACTCTACAGACCTCTGAGAAAGGCGCTGGAAAAGATAAAGGCCGCGGGCACTATTGGCTGAGCGGCAGGGAAGGGCTCCGCCTTGGCGGGTCCTTCCCTTGTTTTTTGGGAAAAGAGCATAAAAATGCCGGGAATTTGTAGGTTATGCTTGAAAATGCCCGGGCAATACACTATAATGTTAAAAAGTGTCGTTTTGGTGGACTAAGCAGAGCCACTTTAAAAATCATCTGCAAATATTTAATTGTATGAGGGGAACATCATGAGAATCATTGAGGTGGAGAGCTATGAAAAACTCAGCGCCCTTGCGGCGGATATCATCGCGGGACAGGTGCTTTTAAAGCCGGACTGTGTGCTGGGCCTTGCCACGGGCTCGTCGCCCCTTGGAACCTACGCGAACCTTGTAAAGCGGTATGAGGGGGGGCTGCTGGACTTCTCTCGGGTGCGCACGGTGAACCTGGACGAATACTGCGGCCTTAAAGGGAACGACCCACAGAGCTACCGCTACTTTATGGACAAGAACCTTTTTGACAGGGTGAACGTGGACAAGGAGAGTACCCACCTGCCCGACGGTTCGGCCCCGGACATGGAGGCCGAGTGCAGCCGCTACGAGGCCCTGGTGGAGAGCCTGGGCTGGCCGGACCTTCAGCTGCTGGGCATAGGACATAACGGCCATATCGGCTTTAACGAGCCCGAGGACGTGTTCCACGCCGCCGTGCACACCGTGAAGCTCACGGAGAGCACCATAAAGGCCAACTCCCGCCTTTTTGACAAGCCCGAGGACGTGCCCACCAGCGCCATTACCATGGGCGTCGGGGCCATTATGAAGGCGAAGAGAGTGCTGCTTATCGCCGGCGCGGACAAGGCCGAAATAGTTGAGAGGGCCTTCCAGGGCCCGGTAACGCCCCGGGTGCCCGCGTCCGTTTTGCAGCTGCACAAGGACGCGACCGTTATTCTGAGCAAGGCGTAAACAGGGCGGAAAATAGCGACACCGTCTCCCTTCCCGGATACTTTCTGAAAGAAAGCGGTAAAGTGGCCATGCACTCTTATCCTTTAGAAAGTATATAATGTGGCGAGGGAGGCGGTGTTTGTGAACGTGGTACTTATGCTCGGGGGGCTGCTGCTTATGGCCATAGGCACGGCGGAGATATGGCGCTGGGCCGGCGGCCGGCGTATGTCCAAAACGGAAAAGGCCTGCCGGGGGCAGGCGGTGGTGCTGGTGCTGCCCGAGGGCCCCGAGGACTGCGAGTGCCTGGTGCGGTGCGCGGGGGAGCGCCTGCTGCAAGGCGGGGACTGCCGGTTCGTCTGCGTTGTGAAGGACCCGGAGAGCAGGGAGATCGGGCTGCGGCTCAGGGAGCGATACAGGGGGCTGGAAATCTGCGGCCCGGGGGAGCTGGAGAAGCTTCTGGGAGCGGGGCTGTAAAGGAGGGGAAAAGCTTTGGAGGAAAGCGGCCTTTTGGAGCTATGCGGCCAGGTGGAACACGTGGTGTACCGCAATGAAAAGAATCAGTATACCGTGCTGGTGCTCCTTGCCGGGGAGGACCGGGAGGAGGTCACTGTGGTGGGGACCATACCCATGGTCAGCGACGGTGAGGAACTGAAGGTCTACGGCCGCTGGGAGCAGAACCAGAGCTATGGCCGCCAGTTTAGGGCAGAGATATTCGAGCACGCCCGCCCGGTTACAGAGGAGGGGATGCTCAGATACCTGTCCTCCGGCGCGGTGAAGGGCGTTGGCCGGGTACTGGCCGGGCGCATTATCGACACCTTTGGGGCCAACGCCCTGGAGGTTATCGAGCACGACCCCACAAGGCTCGCCCAGATAAAGGGCATAACCGAGGAAAAGGCGAAGGAGATAAGCGAGGAGTATAAGCGGATATACGGCGTGCGGGAACTGATGGTATACCTTGGGGCCTTCGGCGTAACCCCGGAGGTCTCCATGCTGGTCTGGAAAAAGTACGGCGACGAGTCCATCTCCTGCGTGCAGGAGGACCCCTACAGCCTGTGCGCGCCGGAGATAGGACTGGGCTTCCAGATCGCAGACCAGATCGCCCAGTCTATGGAGCGCCCACAGGACGATATGAGCCGGGTACAGGCCGGGGTGGTGTACGTTATAAGGCACAACGTGAACAACGGCCATACATGTGTGCCAAGGGACGCGCTCATAAAGGTGGCGGCGAAGCTTTTGGGGGTGGACCCGGAGCTGGCCGGGGACGCGGTAGAGGAGCTCTGGGGGAGCTTTGTGCTCATGCAGGAGGTGTTCGGCGGGCGGGAGTACCTGTTTTTACAGCAGCAGCACCTGTGCGAGCAGTACATAGCAGGGCGCATGAAGGCTATGCTCCGGGCCCCCGCCAACGCCATCGCCGGGGCGGACATGCACATCGGGACCATAGAGGAGCGCGAGGGCATAAAATATGCCGGCAAGCAGAGGGAGGCCATAAAGGCCGCCATGGAGCAGGGGGTGCTGATACTCACCGGCGGGCCGGGCACGGGAAAGACCACCACCTTGAACGCCATTATACGCATACTAAAACAGGCCGGAGAGCGGGTCCTGTTGGCCGCGCCCACAGGGCGGGCCGCAAAGCGCATGAGCGAGCTCACCGGCGAGGAGTCCAAGACCATACACCGTATGTTACAGGTGGACTGGGACGAGCGGGACCAGCCCTTCTTCAACCGCAACGAGCGCAATCCTCTGGAGTGCGAGTGCCTGGTGATAGATGAGATGTCCATGGTGGACGCCTATGTTTTCGAGAGCGTTTTAAGGGCTCTGCCCATAGGCTGCCGGCTGATACTGGTGGGGGACAGCGACCAGCTGCCGTCGGTGGGGGCCGGGAACGTGCTGGGGGACCTGATAGCCGCGGGGCTGTTCCCCACGGTGCAGCTGAAAGAGGTGTTCAGGCAGTCCCTTGAGAGCCTTATCATCACCAACGCCCACAGGATAGTGGCCGGGGAGATGCCGGAAATGCGCCGGCGGGACGGGGATTTCTTCTTCCTGCCCGGCGGCGGGCCGGAGCAGGCACGGGAACTGGTGGCGGCCCTCTGCGGCACAAGGCTGCCGAAAAGCTACGGCTATTCGCCCTTTGAGGACATACAGGTGCTCTGCCCCTCGAGAAAGGGGGAACTGGGCACGGTGGAGCTAAATAAGCTCCTGCGGGAGACGGTGAACCCCCCAAAGGAGGGCAAGTCCCAGGTGAAGATAAGCGGCCAGCTTTTCAGGGAGGGCGACAAGGTTATGCAGGTGCGAAACGACTACCAGCTGCCCTGGAGCAGGGAGGACGGCTCTGAGGGCCAGGGGGTCTATAACGGCGATATGGGCGTTATCACCCGCATAGACAAGCCCGGCGGGGCCATAGAGGTGAGGACAGACGACAGGCTGGTGGTATATGACTTCGAAAAGGCCGGGGAGGAGCTGGAGCCCGCCTATGCCGTCACCGTCCACAAGAGCCAGGGCAACGAGTTCAACGCGGTGATAATCCCGGTGATGAGGGTGCCCAGGCAGCTCTGCTACCGCAACCTGTTCTACACGGCGGTGACAAGGGCAAAGAAGCTTTTGATACTGGTGGGCGAAAGCGGAGTGGTGCGGGAGATGGTGCAGAACGACCGCAAGACCCAGCGCATCACGGGGCTTCGGGAGTTCCTGACCCGGGACAACGCGGCGGAGCTTTAACCGAGCCCCAAAAGGGAGTCGGAGGATACCCCGAGAATACCGCAGATCTTCACAAGGGTGTTGAGGCTGGGCTGGACTCGCCCGAGCTCATAATAGGCGTAGGCCGAGCGGGTGAGGGAGAGCTCCTGTGCCATATCCGCCTGGGTCAGGTTTGCGGACTTGCGGATGGCGCGGAGATTCTGAAAGAAGGGCTGTTGAAAGTTGGACATAAGATATCACCTCTGAAAAATATTCTGTAATTTCTTAGAACTAGCATAAGTATTGTATCATGGCTATACTATATTTGTCAAGTGATTTTACTTTAAGAAGGGCAAATATATGGGCGAATACGGTACAATAAAGATACATCTGGCCGAATTGCTGGAGAAAAGCGGCATGAGCAAGAACAAGCTCAGCCACCGGGCGGAGCTTCAGCGTACACAGCTGAACCACTACTGCAACGGCACGGTCACAAGGCTTGACGTGGATGTGCTGGCAAGGATATGCACGGTCATGCAGTGCGGGATAGGCGACCTGCTGGAGTTTGTGCCGCCGGAGGGGGAGGAGTGACGTAATCGGACGGCGCGGAGGGTCTCGGAGAATTGGATTTGTGAATTAAGCAGGATTTTGTCTCCTTTTGGGTTATTGTGTGGTTTTTTCACGTAATAGTAAGTATATCAAATAGGCGCGCGTTTGTCTAGGGGCATAGACTAAAAATTTTCTTTTTCACGTACACTCTATGTTAGCAATCCTTTTGGAGTGATGACATGGAGTTTAAAGGAAAGGCAGTAGCTACGGTCATATGCAGACTGCGCAAGGAGCGCGGACAGTCTCAGGAAGTATTGAGCGGACTGGCGGTGATGGCCAGGTCCCATCTGAGCATGGTGGAAACAGGCGATATGCTGCCGACCCTGCCCACACTTTGGCGGCTGGCGGAGGCTTTAGATATGAAGCCCTATGAGTTGGTGAAGCTAATGGAGGAGGAAATGGAGAGGGCGGACGCTTCGGTTAGGGAAGGGGAAAAGTGATGGAGTACAAACCGGAGGCTATAGCTGAGGTTATCCGGCGGCTGAGAAAACAGCGCAAAAAACCCAGGAAGTGCTCAGCGGGCTTGCCGGGATGGAGCGGGCACATTTGAGTATGGTTGAACGCAGTGGCAGGATACCCACCCTTTACACCATCTGGCGCATTGCCGACGCGCTGGATATGCGGCCAAGCGAATTGGTGGCGCTTATTGAGGAGGAGATGGAGAAGGATATATCTTGACATAATCCGGAGCATTATGTATAATGTTGCGCTGCATTACAAACGGCAGGCGGTTTGGCCCATCTCCGAAAGGAGGTGTTTCACGTCCCTACTTTAGTCAGGAGGGAGGTGAGTGCTATGCCTATTACCATTACGTTCCATATCTGGGGAATCACGGTTTCTGTGAAGCTGTCGATACCTAAGAGCAAGGAGACCGAAAGTGGTAAAAAGGAAAACCGCCACTCGGCCAAGTGACGGTTTGAACAAATATAAGCTGCCATAAATCCGGGCCAACCGCTTGCGCAGCGTCTCGCCCTGTTTTTATTATAGCAGTTTACTCGCGGGGTGTCAAGGAGCAAATTTTAGAAGGTCAGAGCATGTAAAAAAAAGACAGATAGTTTTGGTTGAATAATAAGGGGTTGAGAGAGTGGGCCGGCGTGAAAAGGTGATTCAAGCTGTGCTTTGAGGGCGGCAGGACAGAAATTTTGAATTTATTGACCTCTGCCTGATGCTGGACTGGCTGGGGTTTGACCGCCGGGTGCGCGGCGACCACTTTATCTTTACCAAGCCGGGTGTTGAGGACATCATCAACCTCCAGTCTTGTGGCGGGAAGGCATGAGTATGAATAGATACGAAGTCATCTTATACTGGAGCGAGGACGACAACGCGTATATCGCGGAGGTGCCGGAGCTTGCGGGGTGTATGGCCGACGGAACTACCATGCTTGAGGCCGTAAAGAATGCGGAGAGGGTCATAAACGAGTGGATAGAAACAGCCCTGGAGTTGGGGCGGCCTGTGCCCGAGCCCAAGGGGCGGTTAAGGTACGCGTAAAATTCCCCCTTGACAGCGTGCAAAAATCATGCTATCATACCCTTATAGAATCAAAGGAACGGAGTTGAAAAGATGTTGAAATAAGCTCATCAAACCAGGCATAGGTAAAGCGCCGGGGCACACCCGGGGCTGTGTTTTGCCGGGTATTGGGCTTATTGCGCGTCTTTTTTCTGTTGGTTTGCGCCCGTTTCGGGGCGTTTTTGTGCGCATATGTCCAGCCCGGCTTTGGGATTGGAGGTATGCGCATTGTTACAGATAAAGGACCTTTGCATCAGCATGAAAAAGGACCTGCGGCCGCTGCTCTCCGGGTTCAGCTTCGCTTTGAACCCCGGGGACAGGGTGGCGGTGATAGGCGAGGAGGGGGACGGCAAGTCCACCCTTTTGAAGCTTATTTACGACGCTTCTATGGTGGAGGGCTACGCCGAATGGAGCGGGCAGATAATGAAGGACGGCTTGCTCTTGGGGTACCTGTCCCAGGAGGTGGGCCCAAAGGAGGGCTCGCTCTCCGGGTATGAGTTCTGCTGCCGGGAGCCGGCGTTTCTGGAGAGCTCCCCCGGCGAACTCTCCGCCGCCGCGGGGAAGCTGGGGATACCAGTGGAGCTGTTCTATACCGACAGGCCCGTGGGGACCCTGTCCGGCGGGGAGAAGGTGAAGCTTAGAATGGCGCTCCTGACCCTTAAAAGGCCGGACGTGTACCTTCTGGACGAGCCCAGCAACGACCTGGACGTGGAGACCCTGGAGTGGCTGGAGGGGTTCCTTCTGGACTGCGGAAAGCCCGTGATCTACATCTCCCACGACGAGGCCCTTCTGGAGAACACCGCCAACGTGATACTGCATATGGAGCTG encodes the following:
- the nagB gene encoding glucosamine-6-phosphate deaminase gives rise to the protein MRIIEVESYEKLSALAADIIAGQVLLKPDCVLGLATGSSPLGTYANLVKRYEGGLLDFSRVRTVNLDEYCGLKGNDPQSYRYFMDKNLFDRVNVDKESTHLPDGSAPDMEAECSRYEALVESLGWPDLQLLGIGHNGHIGFNEPEDVFHAAVHTVKLTESTIKANSRLFDKPEDVPTSAITMGVGAIMKAKRVLLIAGADKAEIVERAFQGPVTPRVPASVLQLHKDATVILSKA
- the recD2 gene encoding SF1B family DNA helicase RecD2, translating into MEESGLLELCGQVEHVVYRNEKNQYTVLVLLAGEDREEVTVVGTIPMVSDGEELKVYGRWEQNQSYGRQFRAEIFEHARPVTEEGMLRYLSSGAVKGVGRVLAGRIIDTFGANALEVIEHDPTRLAQIKGITEEKAKEISEEYKRIYGVRELMVYLGAFGVTPEVSMLVWKKYGDESISCVQEDPYSLCAPEIGLGFQIADQIAQSMERPQDDMSRVQAGVVYVIRHNVNNGHTCVPRDALIKVAAKLLGVDPELAGDAVEELWGSFVLMQEVFGGREYLFLQQQHLCEQYIAGRMKAMLRAPANAIAGADMHIGTIEEREGIKYAGKQREAIKAAMEQGVLILTGGPGTGKTTTLNAIIRILKQAGERVLLAAPTGRAAKRMSELTGEESKTIHRMLQVDWDERDQPFFNRNERNPLECECLVIDEMSMVDAYVFESVLRALPIGCRLILVGDSDQLPSVGAGNVLGDLIAAGLFPTVQLKEVFRQSLESLIITNAHRIVAGEMPEMRRRDGDFFFLPGGGPEQARELVAALCGTRLPKSYGYSPFEDIQVLCPSRKGELGTVELNKLLRETVNPPKEGKSQVKISGQLFREGDKVMQVRNDYQLPWSREDGSEGQGVYNGDMGVITRIDKPGGAIEVRTDDRLVVYDFEKAGEELEPAYAVTVHKSQGNEFNAVIIPVMRVPRQLCYRNLFYTAVTRAKKLLILVGESGVVREMVQNDRKTQRITGLREFLTRDNAAEL
- a CDS encoding helix-turn-helix domain-containing protein, which produces MSNFQQPFFQNLRAIRKSANLTQADMAQELSLTRSAYAYYELGRVQPSLNTLVKICGILGVSSDSLLGLG
- a CDS encoding helix-turn-helix domain-containing protein, with product MGEYGTIKIHLAELLEKSGMSKNKLSHRAELQRTQLNHYCNGTVTRLDVDVLARICTVMQCGIGDLLEFVPPEGEE
- a CDS encoding helix-turn-helix domain-containing protein yields the protein MEFKGKAVATVICRLRKERGQSQEVLSGLAVMARSHLSMVETGDMLPTLPTLWRLAEALDMKPYELVKLMEEEMERADASVREGEK
- a CDS encoding helix-turn-helix domain-containing protein, with product MLSGLAGMERAHLSMVERSGRIPTLYTIWRIADALDMRPSELVALIEEEMEKDIS
- a CDS encoding type II toxin-antitoxin system HicB family antitoxin gives rise to the protein MNRYEVILYWSEDDNAYIAEVPELAGCMADGTTMLEAVKNAERVINEWIETALELGRPVPEPKGRLRYA